The Brassica napus cultivar Da-Ae chromosome C1, Da-Ae, whole genome shotgun sequence DNA segment TCGATGTTGTGAGTATCACTCTTCCTATTCCAAAAACAGATTATAGGTATGGTTTTTTGGAGACTTCTAGACGGTACGGTTCAGTTCGTGTCAAAATTCCGACAATATCAACAGGATGTCCCAACGATGGAAACAAGACCGGAGAAGAACTAATAATGAACTTGACCGGTAGCCCTTTTTTCATTGACGACCAAAACAGCCTCGTCGCGGTTGGTTGCACCAGCAGAGTGTCGTTGACACAAATAAAACCCAACACGGTGGTGTGCGAGTTGAACTGCAACACGAGAAGAGACTCTCATATGATCAACAACATCCCTTTTCTCAAGAAAACAGAGTGCTATTTCGACCTTTTTCCGCCTACTGACAGTGACGAGATTTGTACCGAAGAAGATGCAAaggaaatagaatgtgatggtAACGGATGTTGTCGGGTTGGACTAAGCGAGCCTCAACAAGTTGTTGGTATCGATATAACGAGTAATGATGAGAACTCGGCAAGTTGTAGAGTTGCTTTCTTGACAGATGAAGTCTACAATTTGTCTAATAGCACTAAACCACAAGAACTATTTCATAAGAGAGATGCTACAGTTACTCTAGGATGGGTAATCCAGACGAATAAGACTTCGTTCCTCAAGTCCTTGAACTGCCAGTTCGGAAAAGATAATGGCAGTTCAACCACTTACTCTGAGCCAAAGTGTACGTGCGGAAAAATAACCATATCTGGGATAATTTATGCAAATTGTGAGTGTAACAAAGGTTACAACGGTAACCCATATGATAAAGACGGATGTAAAGGTCAGTAATACACTCTTCCTTTTGCTGTCATTTTTGGTGTTGTGTGGAAGCATTGATTTGAGTTATACAAATCATATCTTATTGTTataattatatgatatttatagTCATTATTTGATCTTTCTCAAATCCAGACATTGACGAATGTAAAACTATACCCGAAATATGTGGAAAAGGAGGCATTTGTGAGAATACTATTGGGAGCTTTCAATGCGGTGGTGATAAAACAAAAGCAATAGTGATAGGTGAGTTTTTCTAGAACTTGAGTCACAAAACTTAAAGCTTTTATTAGCAAATTGATGTCTCAACCTTATATACTATTTGTGTGTGGTTTGTTTGTACTTTGTAGGGGTGGGCGCAGGTTTTGGTGCCTTAGCCTTAGTTGGTGGAGTTTGGTGGTTTATAAAGTTTCTAATAAAGAGAAGGAtggaaaagaggaagaagaagttctTCAAACGAAATGGCGGCTTACTATTGCAACAAAAATTGAACACAAGAGAAGGCAATGTTGAAACGACAAGAATCTTTAGCTCCAGAGAGCTAGAGAAAGCCACTGAAAACTTCAGCGAGAACAGAGTTCTTGGACGTGGAGGTCAAGGCACTGTGTACAAAGGTATGCTCCTAGATGGTAGGACCGTTGCTGTCAAGAAATCCAAAGTTATCGATGAAGATAAACTACAAGAGTTCATCAACGAGGTGGTGATTCTCTCCCAAATCAACCATAGACATGTAGTCAAACTCTTGGGATGTTGTCTTGAGACAGAAGTTCCTATGCTGGTTTACGAGTTCATCATAAACGGAAACCTTTTCAAGCATATTCATGAAGAGTCTGATGATTACGCTATGGTATGGGGAATGCGTCTACGCGTTGCTGTGGATGTTGCAGGAGCTCTTTCTTATCTTCATTCTTTTGCAACTTCTCCCATTTATCACCGAGATATCAAGTCAGCAAACATACTATTAGACGAGAAGTATCGAGCCAAGGTGGCTGATTTTGGAACATCAAGGTCAATAACAATAGATCAAACTCATTGGACAACGGTTGTATCAGGTACGTGATAGGTTTAAGAAGGTGTATGTGCGTAAGAGAGGAGGGAAAGAAGTGATGGAGTCtgatgaggaagagagttgAAGATATGTGGAAGGAGTTTGAAATAAAAGGAGTGCAGAAACTTCTAGTTGGAGTGGAGGCTTTGCAGTTACGCAGGGAGTTGTTATAAATAGAGATGGTATTGCTTTTGTAGAGATTATGCTTTGTATGTTGTAACTCACAGACGTTA contains these protein-coding regions:
- the LOC106372953 gene encoding wall-associated receptor kinase-like 18; this encodes MMSYKHTNYYLFLILFKLTILYTADFAASDCLHDCGGIAIPFPFGIGKDCYLDEHYKIECKETPTSRKLVPVLSSFDLDVVSITLPIPKTDYRYGFLETSRRYGSVRVKIPTISTGCPNDGNKTGEELIMNLTGSPFFIDDQNSLVAVGCTSRVSLTQIKPNTVVCELNCNTRRDSHMINNIPFLKKTECYFDLFPPTDSDEICTEEDAKEIECDGNGCCRVGLSEPQQVVGIDITSNDENSASCRVAFLTDEVYNLSNSTKPQELFHKRDATVTLGWVIQTNKTSFLKSLNCQFGKDNGSSTTYSEPKCTCGKITISGIIYANCECNKGYNGNPYDKDGCKDIDECKTIPEICGKGGICENTIGSFQCGGDKTKAIVIGVGAGFGALALVGGVWWFIKFLIKRRMEKRKKKFFKRNGGLLLQQKLNTREGNVETTRIFSSRELEKATENFSENRVLGRGGQGTVYKGMLLDGRTVAVKKSKVIDEDKLQEFINEVVILSQINHRHVVKLLGCCLETEVPMLVYEFIINGNLFKHIHEESDDYAMVWGMRLRVAVDVAGALSYLHSFATSPIYHRDIKSANILLDEKYRAKVADFGTSRSITIDQTHWTTVVSGT